A region from the Pseudomonas cucumis genome encodes:
- the folP gene encoding dihydropteroate synthase, with product MTSVQSSTRLPCGNRVLDLAQTHVMGILNVTPDSFSDGGQYSQLDAALRHAEAMVAAGATLIDIGGESTRPGARAVSPLEEMERVAPVVERIHRELDVIISVDTSTPAIMRETARLGAGLINDVRSLRRDGALDAAAATGLPVCLMHMLGEPGDMQDNPQYQDVTKEVGEFLVERMIQCASVGIPAERIILDPGFGFAKTLQHNLSLFKHMEALHALGRPLLVGVSRKSMIGQALNRPVGERLHGGLALAALASIKGARILRVHDVAETVDVVRMIAAVESAK from the coding sequence ATGACTTCTGTTCAGTCCTCGACCCGGTTGCCTTGCGGCAACCGGGTTCTTGATTTGGCCCAGACGCATGTCATGGGCATTCTCAATGTCACTCCCGACTCCTTTTCCGATGGTGGTCAATACAGTCAGCTCGATGCGGCCCTGCGCCACGCCGAGGCGATGGTGGCGGCTGGCGCGACACTGATCGACATTGGCGGTGAATCGACTCGGCCCGGTGCCAGGGCGGTTTCACCCCTTGAAGAGATGGAGCGCGTAGCGCCTGTCGTCGAGCGTATTCACCGTGAACTCGATGTGATTATCTCTGTCGATACCTCTACACCGGCGATCATGCGCGAAACCGCAAGGTTGGGGGCCGGCTTGATCAATGATGTGCGTTCGTTGCGTCGAGACGGAGCCCTGGATGCAGCGGCGGCCACTGGTTTGCCGGTGTGTCTGATGCATATGCTCGGCGAGCCGGGCGACATGCAGGACAATCCGCAGTACCAGGATGTGACGAAAGAGGTCGGCGAGTTTCTCGTCGAGCGCATGATTCAGTGCGCGTCGGTAGGTATCCCCGCCGAGCGGATCATTCTCGATCCGGGCTTCGGCTTCGCAAAAACTTTGCAGCACAACCTGAGCTTGTTTAAGCATATGGAGGCCTTGCATGCCTTGGGGCGGCCCCTGTTGGTCGGGGTTTCGCGAAAAAGCATGATCGGGCAGGCCTTGAATCGGCCGGTGGGAGAGCGCCTGCATGGTGGTTTGGCGCTCGCGGCACTGGCTTCGATCAAGGGCGCGCGTATATTGCGCGTCCATGATGTGGCCGAAACCGTCGATGTGGTGCGGATGATCGCCGCCGTAGAATCAGCCAAATAA
- a CDS encoding YhbY family RNA-binding protein — protein sequence MPLTQEQKKQYKSIGHHLKPVLIVADNGLTEGVLAELERALADHELIKIKLNILDRESRLAAIAELCKAGKADLVQVIGKMALIYRKNFSVNKQLSNVHRFK from the coding sequence ATGCCGCTCACTCAAGAGCAGAAGAAACAGTACAAATCCATTGGCCACCATCTGAAACCAGTTTTGATTGTGGCTGACAACGGTTTGACTGAAGGTGTGTTAGCCGAACTTGAACGCGCGCTGGCGGATCACGAGCTGATCAAAATCAAGCTCAACATCCTCGATCGCGAATCGCGCCTGGCAGCCATTGCAGAACTCTGCAAGGCCGGCAAAGCCGATCTGGTTCAGGTCATCGGCAAGATGGCACTGATTTACCGCAAGAACTTCAGCGTCAACAAGCAGCTGTCGAACGTCCATCGCTTCAAGTGA
- the rlmE gene encoding 23S rRNA (uridine(2552)-2'-O)-methyltransferase RlmE → MARSKTSLKWLQEHFNDPFVKMAQKDGYRSRASYKLLEIQERDRLIRPGMSVIDLGAAPGGWSQVTSRLIGGQGTLIASDILEMDSIPDVTFIQGDFTEDAVLAQILEAVGKNEVDLVISDMAPNMSGLASVDMPRSMFLCELALDLATRVLKPGGDFLIKVFQGEGFDEYHKSVRKQFEKVTTRKPKSSRDRSREQYLLGRGFRGRSEE, encoded by the coding sequence GTGGCCCGTTCCAAGACAAGTCTTAAATGGCTGCAAGAGCATTTCAACGACCCATTCGTGAAAATGGCGCAAAAAGACGGGTATCGCTCCCGTGCCAGCTACAAGCTGCTGGAGATTCAGGAAAGGGATCGTTTGATCCGTCCGGGCATGAGCGTGATCGACCTGGGTGCCGCCCCGGGTGGCTGGTCCCAGGTGACCAGTCGTCTGATTGGTGGGCAAGGCACACTGATCGCTTCCGACATCCTGGAAATGGACAGCATCCCGGATGTGACCTTCATTCAGGGTGACTTCACCGAGGACGCCGTGCTGGCGCAGATCCTTGAAGCTGTCGGAAAAAACGAGGTGGACCTTGTGATTTCCGATATGGCCCCCAATATGAGTGGATTGGCGTCTGTTGATATGCCGCGATCGATGTTCCTGTGCGAGTTGGCACTGGATCTTGCGACTCGGGTGTTGAAGCCGGGTGGTGATTTTTTGATCAAGGTCTTCCAGGGTGAAGGCTTCGACGAATACCACAAAAGCGTTCGCAAGCAGTTCGAGAAGGTCACGACGCGCAAGCCGAAATCGTCGCGTGATCGCTCCCGTGAGCAGTACCTGCTGGGCCGTGGTTTCCGTGGTCGCAGTGAGGAATAA
- a CDS encoding MFS transporter gives MLWQLTQMLWVGGLWLLHIGLLPVLGRIGLAPLLIDEIAGMLNTLMVGFATACVIFQALVLVQAEGLASLWRDIRGQLLMMALCGGAMYFAVHVGWPQAAHWQLFSYLVLGFSGLVLVMQPVPGWGVRVREAHP, from the coding sequence ATGCTTTGGCAGCTGACCCAGATGCTTTGGGTTGGCGGCCTGTGGCTGTTGCACATTGGTCTGCTACCGGTGCTGGGGCGAATAGGCCTGGCACCGCTGCTGATCGACGAAATTGCAGGCATGCTGAATACGCTGATGGTGGGATTTGCCACAGCGTGTGTGATTTTTCAGGCTTTGGTGCTGGTTCAGGCCGAGGGCCTTGCCAGTCTATGGCGCGATATTCGTGGGCAACTACTGATGATGGCGCTGTGTGGAGGTGCGATGTATTTCGCGGTCCACGTCGGCTGGCCGCAGGCGGCGCATTGGCAGCTGTTCAGCTATCTTGTTCTGGGATTTTCCGGGCTGGTGCTAGTGATGCAGCCTGTGCCGGGATGGGGTGTGAGGGTGCGCGAAGCACACCCTTGA
- the glmM gene encoding phosphoglucosamine mutase, with product MSKKYFGTDGIRGRVGEYPITPDFMLKLGWAAGMAFRSMGACKVLVGKDTRISGYMFESALEAGLTSAGADVMLLGPMPTPAIAYLTRTFHAEAGIVISASHNPHDDNGIKFFSGKGTKLPDEVELMIEELLDTPMTVVESSKIGKVSRINDASGRYIEFCKSSVPTGTSFAGLKIVIDCAHGATYKVAPSVFRELGADVVVLSAHPNGLNINENCGSTHMEPLQAAVLAEHADLGIAFDGDGDRVQMVDHAGTVVDGDELLFIIARDLQERGKLQGGVVGTLMSNLGLELALADLAIPFVRANVGDRYVISELLERDWQVGGENSGHIVCFSHTTTGDAIIAALQVLMALKRRVESLAQSRQALRKCPQVLINVRFGGGANPIEHPTVKEASDRVTQAMAGRGRVLLRKSGTEPLVRVMVEGEDETQVRGYAEELAKLVTEVSV from the coding sequence ATGAGCAAAAAATACTTTGGCACCGACGGCATTCGTGGTCGGGTCGGTGAATACCCGATTACTCCTGATTTCATGCTCAAGCTTGGCTGGGCGGCAGGCATGGCATTTCGCAGCATGGGTGCTTGCAAGGTGCTCGTGGGCAAGGACACCCGGATTTCCGGTTACATGTTCGAGTCGGCGCTTGAGGCAGGGCTGACCTCGGCAGGTGCTGATGTGATGCTCCTCGGCCCGATGCCGACGCCGGCCATCGCCTATCTGACGCGTACCTTTCATGCCGAAGCCGGTATCGTGATCAGCGCTTCGCACAACCCTCATGACGACAACGGTATCAAGTTTTTCTCCGGGAAGGGCACCAAGCTTCCGGATGAAGTCGAGCTGATGATTGAAGAGCTGCTCGACACCCCGATGACCGTGGTTGAGTCGAGCAAGATCGGCAAGGTGTCTCGAATCAACGATGCCTCGGGCCGTTATATCGAATTCTGCAAGAGCAGTGTTCCGACCGGTACCAGTTTTGCCGGGCTGAAAATCGTGATCGACTGCGCTCACGGTGCGACCTATAAAGTGGCGCCTAGTGTGTTCCGTGAACTGGGGGCCGATGTTGTTGTGCTTTCTGCTCATCCCAATGGCCTGAACATCAATGAGAATTGCGGTTCGACCCATATGGAGCCACTGCAAGCTGCCGTATTGGCCGAGCATGCCGATTTGGGTATTGCCTTTGACGGTGATGGCGACCGGGTCCAGATGGTCGATCACGCCGGCACTGTCGTCGACGGCGACGAGTTGTTATTTATCATTGCTCGCGATCTGCAAGAGCGCGGCAAGTTGCAGGGCGGTGTGGTCGGTACGCTGATGAGTAACCTGGGGCTGGAATTGGCCCTGGCTGATCTGGCGATTCCTTTTGTGCGCGCCAACGTTGGTGACCGTTACGTGATCTCCGAGCTGCTGGAGCGCGATTGGCAGGTGGGTGGAGAAAACTCAGGGCACATTGTCTGCTTCAGTCATACCACCACCGGTGATGCAATCATTGCCGCGTTGCAGGTATTGATGGCCCTCAAGAGGCGCGTAGAAAGCCTGGCTCAGTCCCGTCAGGCGCTGCGCAAGTGTCCTCAGGTGCTGATCAATGTCCGGTTTGGCGGTGGTGCGAATCCGATCGAACATCCGACAGTCAAGGAAGCCAGTGATCGTGTCACCCAGGCGATGGCCGGTCGTGGGCGCGTATTGTTACGCAAGTCCGGGACAGAACCGCTGGTGCGGGTCATGGTCGAAGGCGAGGACGAAACGCAGGTTCGCGGTTATGCCGAAGAGCTGGCAAAACTGGTAACTGAAGTTTCTGTCTGA
- the secG gene encoding preprotein translocase subunit SecG, whose translation MLETVVVVFHLLGALGVVALVLLQQGKGADAGASFGAGASNTVFGSQGSSTFLSKFTAILAAGFFITSLGLGYFAKEKAHQLTQVGLPNPAVLEVPKQQPASDDVPVLQEQKSATPAADVPPAQEQK comes from the coding sequence ATGCTGGAAACAGTCGTAGTCGTTTTTCATCTGCTGGGTGCATTGGGCGTAGTTGCTCTGGTTTTACTGCAGCAGGGTAAAGGTGCGGATGCTGGCGCGTCTTTCGGAGCAGGTGCTTCAAATACTGTGTTCGGAAGCCAAGGTTCCTCTACCTTTCTTAGTAAGTTTACTGCTATACTTGCCGCCGGTTTCTTCATAACCAGCTTAGGGTTAGGTTACTTTGCTAAAGAGAAGGCTCACCAGCTGACTCAGGTAGGTTTGCCAAACCCGGCAGTGTTGGAAGTTCCAAAGCAACAACCGGCTTCTGATGATGTTCCGGTGCTTCAAGAGCAAAAGTCGGCTACTCCAGCGGCTGACGTACCTCCAGCTCAAGAGCAGAAGTAA
- the ftsH gene encoding ATP-dependent zinc metalloprotease FtsH, with protein MAKNLILWLIIAAVLVTVMNNFSSPNEPQTLNYSDFIQQVKDGKVERVAVDGYVITGKRNDGDSFKTIRPAIQDNGLIGDLVDNHVVVEGKQPEQQSIWTQLLVASFPILVIIAVFMFFMRQMQGGAGGKGGPMSFGKSKARLLSEDQVKTTLADVAGCDEAKEEVGELVEFLRDPGKFQRLGGRIPRGVLMVGPPGTGKTLIAKAIAGEAKVPFFTISGSDFVEMFVGVGASRVRDMFEQAKKHAPCIIFIDEIDAVGRHRGAGMGGGHDEREQTLNQLLVEMDGFEMNDGIIVIAATNRPDVLDPALLRPGRFDRQVVVGLPDIRGREQILKVHMRKVPMGDDVAPAVIARGTPGFSGADLANLVNEASLFAARAGKRIVEMKEFELAKDKIMMGAERKSMVMSEKEKQNTAYHEAGHAIVGRVVPEHDPVYKVSIIPRGRALGVTMFLPEEDRYSLSKRALISQICSLYGGRIAEEMTLGFDGVTTGASNDIMRASQIARNMVTKWGLSEKLGPLMYAEEEGEVFLGRGGGGQHASFSGETAKLIDSEVRSIIDQCYGTAKQILTDNRDKLDAMADALMKYETIDADQIDDIMAGRTPREPRDWSGGSDTSGTPPAVQDGRPETPIGGPAADV; from the coding sequence ATGGCAAAGAATCTGATCCTGTGGTTGATCATCGCGGCTGTCCTGGTGACGGTGATGAACAACTTCTCCAGCCCTAACGAGCCGCAGACCCTCAACTATTCCGACTTCATCCAGCAGGTCAAGGATGGCAAGGTCGAGCGCGTAGCGGTTGATGGCTACGTGATTACCGGCAAGCGCAACGATGGCGACAGCTTCAAGACCATCCGTCCGGCAATCCAGGACAATGGCCTGATCGGCGACCTCGTGGATAACCACGTGGTAGTCGAAGGCAAGCAGCCTGAGCAGCAAAGCATCTGGACTCAACTCCTGGTCGCAAGCTTTCCGATTCTGGTGATCATCGCTGTCTTCATGTTCTTCATGCGGCAGATGCAGGGCGGTGCCGGTGGCAAGGGCGGGCCGATGAGCTTCGGCAAGAGCAAGGCGCGCCTGCTCTCCGAAGATCAGGTGAAAACCACGTTGGCTGACGTTGCCGGTTGCGACGAAGCCAAGGAAGAAGTTGGCGAACTGGTCGAATTCCTGCGTGATCCGGGCAAGTTCCAGCGCTTGGGCGGTCGCATTCCTCGTGGCGTTCTGATGGTCGGTCCTCCTGGTACGGGTAAAACCTTGATCGCCAAGGCGATCGCCGGCGAAGCCAAAGTGCCGTTCTTTACCATTTCCGGTTCCGATTTCGTCGAAATGTTCGTCGGTGTCGGTGCCAGTCGTGTTCGCGACATGTTCGAGCAGGCGAAGAAACACGCGCCCTGCATCATCTTCATCGATGAAATCGACGCCGTCGGTCGCCACCGTGGTGCCGGCATGGGCGGTGGTCACGACGAGCGCGAACAGACACTCAACCAGTTGCTGGTAGAGATGGATGGCTTCGAAATGAATGACGGCATCATCGTCATCGCAGCGACCAACCGTCCCGACGTACTGGACCCTGCATTGCTGCGTCCGGGTCGTTTCGACCGTCAGGTCGTGGTCGGTCTGCCGGATATCCGTGGTCGCGAGCAGATTCTCAAAGTCCACATGCGTAAAGTGCCAATGGGTGACGACGTCGCTCCGGCCGTGATCGCGCGTGGTACTCCTGGTTTCTCCGGTGCCGATCTGGCCAACCTGGTGAACGAGGCGTCGTTGTTCGCAGCCCGTGCCGGCAAACGCATCGTCGAGATGAAAGAGTTCGAGCTGGCCAAAGACAAGATCATGATGGGTGCCGAGCGCAAGTCCATGGTCATGTCCGAGAAAGAGAAGCAGAACACTGCTTATCACGAGGCTGGCCACGCTATCGTCGGTCGCGTCGTGCCTGAGCATGATCCGGTCTACAAAGTGTCGATCATCCCGCGCGGTCGCGCGCTCGGTGTGACCATGTTCCTGCCGGAAGAAGATCGCTACAGTCTGTCCAAGCGTGCACTGATCAGTCAGATCTGTTCGCTGTACGGCGGTCGTATTGCTGAAGAGATGACCCTGGGCTTCGACGGTGTCACTACCGGAGCATCCAACGACATCATGCGTGCCAGCCAGATCGCACGGAACATGGTGACCAAGTGGGGGTTGTCGGAAAAACTCGGTCCGTTGATGTACGCCGAAGAAGAGGGCGAAGTGTTCCTCGGTCGTGGCGGTGGTGGTCAACATGCCAGCTTCTCCGGCGAGACAGCCAAGCTGATCGACTCCGAAGTACGCAGCATCATTGACCAGTGCTACGGCACGGCCAAGCAGATCCTTACGGATAACCGTGACAAGCTCGACGCCATGGCGGATGCCTTGATGAAGTACGAAACGATCGATGCCGATCAGATCGATGACATCATGGCGGGTCGTACGCCTCGCGAACCTCGCGACTGGTCTGGCGGCAGCGATACTTCCGGCACGCCTCCAGCAGTGCAGGATGGGCGTCCGGAAACACCAATCGGTGGCCCGGCTGCTGACGTATAA
- the greA gene encoding transcription elongation factor GreA, which translates to MIKYPMTVKGAKALEEEHAHLTKVVRPKLSQDIGTARELGDLKENAEYHAAREQQGMVEARIRDIEGRMQNAVVIDVTTIEHTGKVIFGTTVEIANVETDESVTYQIVGEDEADIKLGKISVGSPIARALIAKEEGDVVAVKTPGGVIEYEIVEVRHL; encoded by the coding sequence ATGATCAAATACCCAATGACCGTCAAGGGCGCCAAGGCCCTGGAAGAAGAACACGCTCATCTGACCAAGGTCGTCCGTCCGAAGCTCAGCCAGGACATCGGTACGGCCCGTGAGTTGGGTGACTTGAAGGAAAACGCCGAATACCACGCTGCTCGCGAGCAGCAGGGGATGGTCGAGGCGCGGATTCGTGACATTGAAGGCCGCATGCAAAACGCTGTGGTCATCGACGTAACAACCATCGAGCACACCGGCAAGGTGATTTTCGGCACCACCGTCGAAATCGCCAACGTCGAGACCGATGAAAGCGTGACTTACCAGATCGTTGGTGAGGATGAAGCAGACATCAAACTGGGTAAGATCTCCGTCGGTTCGCCAATCGCCCGTGCCTTGATTGCCAAGGAAGAGGGTGATGTGGTCGCCGTGAAAACGCCAGGTGGCGTTATCGAGTACGAGATTGTCGAAGTTCGCCACCTCTGA
- the carB gene encoding carbamoyl-phosphate synthase large subunit, protein MPKRTDIKSILILGAGPIVIGQACEFDYSGAQACKALREEGYRVILVNSNPATIMTDPAMADATYIEPIKWQTVAKIIEKERPDALLPTMGGQTALNCALDLEREGVLEKFGVEMIGANADTIDKAEDRSRFDKAMKSIGLDCPRSGIAHSMEEANAVLDRLGFPCIIRPSFTMGGTGGGIAYNREEFEEICARGLDLSPTKELLIDESLIGWKEYEMEVVRDKKDNCIIVCSIENFDPMGVHTGDSITVAPAQTLTDKEYQILRNASLAVLREIGVETGGSNVQFGICPNTGRMVVIEMNPRVSRSSALASKATGFPIAKVAAKLAVGYTLDELSNDITGGKTPASFEPSIDYVVTKLPRFAFEKFPKADARLTTQMKSVGEVMAIGRTFQESLQKALRGLEVGVCGLDEKLDLSNPESMSILKRELTVPGAERIWYVADAFRAGLSVEDIFGMNMIDPWFLVQIEDLIKEEEKVKTLGLASIDHDLMFRLKRKGFSDMRLAKLLGVTEKALRRHRHKLEIFPVYKRVDTCAAEFATDTAYLYSTYEEECEAAPSGRDKIMILGGGPNRIGQGIEFDYCCVHAALALREDGYETIMVNCNPETVSTDYDTSDRLYFEPVTLEDVLEIVRVEKPKGVIVQYGGQTPLKLARALEEAGVPIIGTSPDAIDRAEDRERFQQMVERLNLRQPPNATVRSEDEAIRAAAKIGYPLVVRPSYVLGGRAMEIVYEEEELKRYLRDAVKVSNDSPVLLDHFLNCAIEMDVDAVCDGTDVVIGAIMQHIEQAGVHSGDSACSLPPYSLPAHIQDEMREQVKKMALELGVVGLMNVQLALQGEDIYVIEVNPRASRTVPFVSKCIGVSLAMIAARVMAGKTLKEIGFTKEIIPNFYSVKEAVFPFAKFPGVDPILGPEMKSTGEVMGVGDTFGEAFAKAQMGASEVLPTGGTAFISVRDDDKPLVAGVARDLINLGFEVVATAGTAKLIEAAGLKVRRVNKVTEGRPHVVDMIKNDEVTLIINTTEGRQSIADSYSIRRNALQHKIYCTTTIAAGEAICEALKFGPEKTVRRLQDLHAGLKA, encoded by the coding sequence ATGCCAAAACGTACAGACATTAAAAGCATCCTGATTCTCGGCGCTGGCCCGATCGTGATCGGCCAGGCCTGCGAATTCGACTACTCCGGCGCCCAGGCCTGTAAAGCCCTGCGCGAGGAGGGTTACCGCGTCATCCTGGTGAACTCCAACCCGGCGACCATCATGACCGACCCGGCCATGGCCGACGCCACCTACATCGAGCCGATCAAGTGGCAGACCGTTGCCAAGATCATCGAGAAAGAGCGTCCGGACGCACTGCTGCCGACCATGGGTGGCCAGACTGCCCTGAACTGCGCCCTGGACCTGGAGCGCGAAGGCGTTCTGGAGAAGTTCGGCGTAGAAATGATCGGTGCCAACGCTGACACCATCGACAAGGCCGAAGACCGTTCGCGCTTCGACAAGGCGATGAAATCCATCGGTCTGGACTGCCCGCGTTCGGGTATCGCCCACAGCATGGAAGAGGCCAACGCGGTTCTCGATCGCCTGGGCTTTCCGTGCATCATTCGTCCGTCCTTCACCATGGGTGGCACCGGTGGCGGTATCGCTTACAACCGTGAAGAGTTCGAAGAAATCTGCGCCCGCGGTCTGGACCTGTCGCCGACCAAAGAGCTGCTGATCGACGAATCGCTGATTGGCTGGAAAGAGTACGAGATGGAGGTTGTCCGCGATAAGAAGGACAACTGCATCATCGTCTGCTCCATCGAAAACTTCGACCCGATGGGCGTGCATACCGGTGACTCGATCACTGTTGCGCCAGCACAGACCCTGACCGACAAGGAATACCAGATCCTGCGTAACGCCTCCTTGGCGGTATTGCGCGAGATCGGCGTCGAGACCGGTGGTTCCAACGTCCAGTTCGGCATTTGCCCGAACACCGGTCGCATGGTCGTGATCGAGATGAACCCGCGGGTATCCCGTTCCTCGGCCCTGGCCTCGAAAGCCACCGGTTTCCCGATCGCCAAGGTCGCGGCGAAACTGGCCGTCGGTTACACCCTCGATGAGTTGTCGAACGACATCACCGGTGGCAAGACCCCGGCGTCCTTCGAGCCGTCCATCGACTACGTCGTCACCAAGCTGCCACGCTTCGCCTTCGAGAAATTCCCGAAAGCCGACGCGCGCCTGACCACTCAAATGAAGTCGGTCGGTGAAGTCATGGCCATCGGCCGGACCTTCCAGGAATCCTTGCAGAAAGCCCTGCGCGGTCTGGAAGTGGGCGTTTGCGGCCTGGACGAGAAGCTCGACCTGAGCAACCCGGAAAGCATGAGCATCCTCAAGCGCGAACTGACCGTGCCAGGCGCCGAGCGTATCTGGTACGTCGCTGACGCGTTCCGCGCCGGCCTGTCGGTCGAAGACATTTTCGGCATGAACATGATCGACCCGTGGTTCCTGGTGCAGATCGAAGATCTGATCAAGGAAGAAGAGAAGGTCAAGACCCTGGGTCTGGCCAGCATCGACCACGACTTGATGTTCCGCCTCAAGCGCAAAGGCTTCTCCGACATGCGTCTGGCCAAGCTGCTGGGCGTGACCGAGAAGGCTCTGCGTCGCCACCGTCACAAGCTGGAAATCTTCCCGGTCTACAAGCGCGTTGACACCTGCGCGGCCGAGTTCGCCACCGACACCGCTTACCTCTACTCGACGTACGAGGAAGAGTGCGAAGCCGCGCCGTCGGGCCGCGACAAAATCATGATCCTCGGCGGCGGTCCTAACCGTATCGGCCAGGGCATCGAGTTCGACTACTGCTGCGTACACGCGGCACTGGCCCTGCGCGAAGACGGTTACGAGACCATCATGGTCAACTGTAACCCGGAAACCGTTTCCACCGACTACGACACTTCCGATCGTCTGTATTTCGAGCCAGTGACCCTGGAAGACGTACTGGAAATCGTCCGCGTCGAGAAGCCTAAAGGCGTGATCGTCCAGTACGGCGGCCAAACCCCGTTGAAATTGGCGCGTGCCCTGGAAGAGGCCGGCGTGCCTATCATCGGCACCAGCCCTGACGCCATCGACCGTGCCGAAGACCGTGAGCGCTTCCAGCAAATGGTTGAGCGTCTGAACCTGCGTCAGCCGCCAAACGCCACCGTGCGCAGCGAAGACGAAGCGATTCGTGCTGCGGCCAAGATCGGTTACCCGCTGGTGGTTCGTCCGTCCTACGTACTGGGCGGTCGCGCGATGGAAATCGTCTACGAAGAAGAAGAGCTCAAGCGCTACCTGCGTGATGCGGTGAAAGTATCCAACGACAGCCCGGTGCTGCTCGATCACTTCCTCAATTGCGCGATTGAAATGGACGTGGATGCGGTCTGTGACGGCACCGACGTGGTGATCGGCGCGATCATGCAGCACATCGAGCAGGCCGGCGTTCACTCCGGTGACTCGGCATGCTCCCTGCCGCCGTACTCGCTGCCTGCTCACATCCAGGACGAGATGCGCGAACAGGTCAAGAAAATGGCTCTGGAATTGGGCGTTGTCGGCCTGATGAATGTTCAGTTGGCGCTGCAAGGCGAAGACATCTACGTCATCGAAGTCAACCCGCGCGCTTCCCGTACCGTACCGTTCGTGTCCAAGTGCATCGGTGTTTCCCTGGCAATGATCGCGGCTCGCGTGATGGCCGGTAAAACCCTGAAGGAAATCGGCTTCACCAAAGAAATCATTCCGAACTTCTACAGCGTGAAGGAGGCGGTGTTCCCATTCGCCAAATTCCCTGGCGTGGACCCGATCCTGGGCCCTGAGATGAAGTCCACCGGTGAAGTGATGGGTGTGGGCGATACTTTCGGCGAAGCCTTTGCCAAAGCCCAGATGGGTGCCAGCGAAGTGCTGCCGACTGGCGGTACTGCGTTCATCAGCGTGCGTGACGATGACAAGCCACTGGTTGCAGGCGTGGCCCGTGATCTGATCAACTTGGGCTTCGAAGTGGTCGCCACTGCCGGTACTGCCAAGCTCATCGAAGCCGCAGGCCTGAAAGTGCGTCGTGTGAACAAGGTGACCGAGGGTCGTCCGCACGTGGTCGACATGATCAAGAATGACGAAGTCACCCTGATCATCAACACCACCGAAGGTCGCCAGTCGATCGCCGATTCCTACTCCATTCGTCGTAATGCCTTGCAGCACAAGATCTACTGCACCACTACCATTGCTGCTGGCGAAGCTATCTGCGAAGCGCTGAAGTTCGGTCCCGAGAAGACCGTGCGCCGCTTGCAGGATCTACACGCAGGATTGAAGGCATGA
- the tpiA gene encoding triose-phosphate isomerase yields the protein MRRPMVAGNWKMHGTRASVAELINGLRHQALPSGVDVAVFPSFLHINQVIDGLEGKSIKVGAQNAAVESKQGALTGEVAPSQLADEGCSLVLVGHSERRQIVGENDETLIRKFAAAQACGLIPVLCIGETLEEREAGKTLEVVGRQLGSIIEGLGVGVFAKAVIAYEPVWAIGTGLTASPQQAQDVHAAIRAQLAAENSEVAQGVRLLYGGSVKAANAVELFGMPDIDGGLIGGASLNADEFGAICRAAGN from the coding sequence ATGCGTCGCCCTATGGTAGCTGGTAACTGGAAGATGCACGGTACCCGCGCCAGCGTCGCTGAGCTGATCAATGGCCTTCGTCATCAGGCCTTGCCGAGCGGTGTTGATGTTGCGGTATTCCCGTCTTTCTTACATATCAATCAAGTGATTGATGGTCTGGAAGGCAAGTCGATCAAGGTCGGCGCGCAGAACGCTGCGGTGGAATCCAAGCAAGGTGCATTGACCGGTGAAGTTGCGCCGAGTCAATTGGCTGATGAAGGTTGCTCGCTGGTGCTCGTTGGGCATTCCGAGCGGCGCCAGATCGTTGGCGAGAATGATGAAACACTCATTCGCAAATTCGCAGCGGCACAGGCATGTGGCTTGATTCCAGTGTTATGCATAGGGGAAACCCTTGAAGAACGCGAAGCTGGAAAAACTCTTGAGGTTGTCGGGCGTCAGCTTGGCAGTATCATTGAGGGGCTGGGTGTAGGTGTCTTTGCAAAGGCAGTAATCGCTTACGAGCCGGTCTGGGCCATTGGTACCGGGCTGACTGCTTCGCCGCAACAGGCGCAGGATGTGCATGCAGCCATTCGAGCCCAGTTGGCGGCAGAGAATTCTGAAGTCGCGCAAGGTGTGCGGCTTCTATACGGCGGCAGCGTGAAGGCGGCCAATGCGGTCGAACTGTTCGGCATGCCGGATATCGATGGGGGGCTCATTGGTGGAGCTTCCCTGAATGCAGATGAGTTCGGTGCGATTTGTCGCGCCGCGGGAAACTGA